GAGGCCAGGGCGACCGGGAGCACGGCGTGCTCGCGCCAGCCGGTCTCACCCAGCACGAGCGAGCCCACCGGCAGGGACGGGTCGTCGGACTCCAGCACCGTGGCGACGGCGCGCCCGGGCATCACCTGTCCCGGGCCCAGCGCCGGGTCGTCGAGGTGGCCCTGTCTGAGGAGGGAGCGCAGGTAGGGATCGAGCGACAGCACGTCGACCCGCACCAGGAGCTGGTCGGACGCACGCGGAGGGAGTGGCTCCTCGCGGACCGCGAAGTCCTCGGCGATCGGGAGGCCTCGAGGTGACGAGGCGACGACGACGACACGGGTGGTGTCCGGGACCACGGAGGGCATAATAGATATAATATACGGATGTCCTCCTCCAGGATCTACGGTCCGCTGATCTCCGCCCACTCCGTGGGCGACCACGTGCCGCTGCTGACCGAGGTCTTCGGGATGCGGGTGGAGTCGGGCGCCCGGCTCCCGGCCGACGCCACGGCCGCGCTCTTCGCCACGGAGTGCACGACCGAGGTCGTGGTGCTGCGTACGCCCGGCGTGGAGGCCGGCGCCGTGCTCTGCCGTTTCGAGTCCGAGCTGCCGGAGGCCGCGGAGACCATCCGCGACGGGCGGACCCGGCTCTACCGCGACGCCTTCCGGGTGATCGACTTCTACGCCCGGGACTTCGAGACCTCGCTGGCCCATGCTCGGGACGCGGGCTTCCCGATGATCGGCAAGGAGGCGTCGTACGAGACCGGCGACGGCGGGTTCCGGGAGGCGCACCACCTCGGCGCCGACCACGTGGTGACCGCGTTCCTGCACGGTCCCGCGGACTTCTTCACCGACTTCGCCGAGGTTCGCGACCGGGTCTCCAGCGAGCCGGTCAGCATCTCGCTGCCGCTCAGCGACGCCGGCCCCACCCTCGCCTGGTACGAACGCGTCTTCGGCTGGGGAGTGGTCTACGAGTACGACTTCGTGGACGCGTCCTTCTCCGAGCTCGTCGGCGTGGACGCCGAGCTGCGGGTCCGGTCCCGCACCGTGGGTCCGAGCCGCCGGCAGACCTACGTCAACATCGTCGACTACGGCCACGCCGCGCAGGGCGGCTCGCTGCTCGGCTGCTCGGTGGCCCCGCGGCGCGGCCTGCTCGGCCTCGTGGTGCTCACCGACGAGCTGGACGCGCTGCACGCCCGCGCCGGGGACGGGGCCCAGGTCGTCACCCTCGACCTGGCCCCGTTCGGCGTCGTCCGCGCCTGCGTGCTGATCCCGCCCTTCTCGGCGCCGCACCTGGTCGTCGAGCGCGGCTGACTCTCAGTCCGCCGTCGGGCGGGAGAGGAACCTGCCGGTGGGAGCGGCCGTGGTCACGGTGCCGTCGGTCATGATCGGGGTGCCGCGCAGGAACGTGTCGGTCACCCGGGCGGTGAGCTTGGCGCCCTCGAAGGGCGTGTACTCCTGGGTGGAGAGGGACTCCTCGGCGCGCACCGTCCAGGCGGAGTCCGGGTCGACCAGGGCGAGGTCGGCGTCCAGCCCGACCCGGATGGCGCCCTTGCGTGAGCCCAGGCCGTAGCGCTGGGCGGGGTTGGTGGCGGTGAGCTCGGCGATCCGGCCGTAGGAGAGCCCGCGCCGACCGCCCTCGCTGACCATGCCGGCCAGCAGGTACTCGGCGCCGCCGAAGCCGGACTTGGCCAGGAAGACGTCGTCCTTCGGCTCGCCGAACTTGAGCTCCTCCTTGCAGCAGGCGTGGTCGGAGACCACCCAGTCGATCTTCCCGTCGAGCAGGTAGCCCCACAGCGCCTCCACGTCCTCCCGGGGGCGCAGCGGCGGGTTGACCTTGCCGCCCACCCCGTGCGCGGTGTCGCAGTCGGCGAGGAGGTGGCCGACGGTGACCTCGCGGCGGAAGTCGATGTGCGGGAACGCCGCCGCCATCGTCAGCGCTGCCTCGACGGCCTTGCGCGATGTCAGGTGCAGCAGGTTGATCGTCGGCAGCTCGGTCTCGTGCGCGAGGTAGGAGGCGATGGTGACCGCCAGTCCCTCCGAGTGCGGCGGCCGCGAGGCGCTGTAGGCCGGGAGCCCGGTCAGCGCCCCGTCCTCCTCGACCATCTTGGTGTAGGCGGACATGATCTCGGCGGTCTCGCAGTGCAGCGAGAGCGAGATCTGGTCCGCGATCTCCGGGTTCTCCACACGCGCCTTCTGGATGCCGCGCATCACGAACTCGAAGTGCGCGTAGTCGTACCGCTCGCCCTCGGGCGTCATCAGGAACTGCGACTGGTCGGTGC
The window above is part of the Nocardioides campestrisoli genome. Proteins encoded here:
- a CDS encoding dihydroorotase, translating into MTEFDVLLTHVAAVLPGHDEPQQVDLAVKDGRFARIEAGIDPSLAATVVDCGGKIAFPGVVDAHQHWGIYNPLPDDVTSESRACAQGGVTTSLSYMRTGQYYLNKGGSYADFFPEVLALTEGRALVDYAYHLAPMSREHIDEIGSLVADHGVTSFKVFMFYGSHGLHGRSTDQSQFLMTPEGERYDYAHFEFVMRGIQKARVENPEIADQISLSLHCETAEIMSAYTKMVEEDGALTGLPAYSASRPPHSEGLAVTIASYLAHETELPTINLLHLTSRKAVEAALTMAAAFPHIDFRREVTVGHLLADCDTAHGVGGKVNPPLRPREDVEALWGYLLDGKIDWVVSDHACCKEELKFGEPKDDVFLAKSGFGGAEYLLAGMVSEGGRRGLSYGRIAELTATNPAQRYGLGSRKGAIRVGLDADLALVDPDSAWTVRAEESLSTQEYTPFEGAKLTARVTDTFLRGTPIMTDGTVTTAAPTGRFLSRPTAD